From the Pseudomonas sp. SORT22 genome, one window contains:
- a CDS encoding ABC transporter permease — translation MLSPYMSPVERVWFYSLRILCGLILLFLVLPVLVIIPLSFNSGSFLVYPLQGFSLQWYHDFFASAEWMRALKNSIIVAPAATVLAMIFGTLASIGLTRGDFPGKSLIMALVISPMVVPVVIIGVASYLFFAPLGMGNSFISLILVHAVLGVPFVIITVSATLQGFNHNLVRAAASLGASPLTTFRRVTLPLIAPGVISGALFAFATSFDEVVVTLFLAGPEQATLPRQMFSGIRENLSPTIAAAATLLIAFSVVLLLTLEWLRGRSEKLRTQQPG, via the coding sequence ATGCTGAGCCCCTACATGTCGCCCGTCGAGCGGGTCTGGTTCTACAGCTTGCGCATCCTTTGCGGGCTGATCCTGTTGTTCCTGGTGTTGCCGGTGCTGGTGATCATTCCGCTGTCGTTCAACTCCGGCAGCTTCCTGGTCTACCCGCTGCAGGGCTTTTCGCTGCAGTGGTACCACGACTTCTTCGCCTCCGCCGAGTGGATGCGCGCGCTGAAGAACAGCATCATCGTCGCCCCGGCGGCCACGGTGCTGGCGATGATCTTCGGCACCCTGGCTTCGATCGGCCTGACTCGCGGTGATTTCCCCGGCAAGTCGCTGATCATGGCCCTGGTGATTTCGCCCATGGTGGTGCCGGTGGTGATCATCGGTGTGGCCAGCTACCTGTTCTTTGCCCCGCTGGGCATGGGCAACAGCTTTATCTCGTTGATCCTGGTGCATGCGGTGTTGGGTGTGCCGTTCGTCATCATCACCGTTTCGGCGACCCTGCAGGGCTTCAACCATAACCTGGTGCGTGCCGCCGCCAGCCTGGGCGCCTCGCCGCTGACCACCTTCCGGCGGGTTACCCTGCCGCTGATTGCGCCGGGGGTGATCTCCGGGGCGCTGTTCGCTTTTGCCACGTCTTTTGACGAGGTAGTGGTCACCCTGTTCCTCGCCGGCCCCGAGCAGGCGACCCTGCCACGGCAGATGTTCAGCGGCATCCGCGAGAACCTCAGCCCGACCATCGCCGCCGCCGCAACCTTGCTGATTGCCTTCTCGGTGGTGCTGTTGCTGACCCTGGAGTGGTTGCGTGGGCGCAGCGAGAAGCTGCGTACCCAGCAGCCGGGTTGA
- a CDS encoding phosphoglycolate phosphatase yields MSGFEQLFPGALPKLVMFDLDGTLIDSVPDLAAAVDNMLLAMGRPPAGLEAVRHWVGNGAPVLVRRALAGGIEHGAVDDDEAERGLELFMQAYAESHELTVVYPGVRDTLKWLHKQGVEMALITNKPERFVAPLLDQMKIGRYFRWIIGGDTLPQKKPDPAALLFVMKMASVEPEQALFVGDSRSDVLAAKAAGVKCVGLTYGYNHGRPISEEAPCLVIDDLRALLPGCLDPATGITLADVQSPSDRDSIVAVIGKLWMKVIKALARWRWRA; encoded by the coding sequence ATGAGTGGCTTCGAGCAGCTGTTCCCCGGCGCCCTGCCCAAACTGGTGATGTTTGATCTGGACGGTACCCTGATCGATTCGGTACCGGACCTGGCAGCGGCGGTGGATAACATGCTGCTCGCAATGGGCCGCCCGCCCGCTGGCCTTGAGGCGGTACGCCACTGGGTCGGCAATGGTGCGCCGGTGCTGGTGCGCCGCGCGCTGGCCGGTGGCATCGAGCATGGCGCAGTGGATGACGACGAAGCCGAACGGGGCCTGGAGCTGTTCATGCAGGCCTACGCCGAAAGCCATGAGCTGACGGTGGTCTACCCCGGCGTGCGCGACACCCTCAAGTGGTTGCACAAGCAGGGCGTGGAAATGGCCCTGATCACCAACAAGCCCGAGCGCTTCGTTGCACCCTTGCTTGACCAGATGAAAATCGGCCGTTATTTCCGCTGGATCATCGGCGGCGACACCCTGCCGCAGAAAAAGCCCGATCCGGCTGCCTTGCTGTTCGTGATGAAAATGGCCAGCGTCGAGCCCGAGCAGGCGCTGTTCGTTGGCGACTCGCGCAGCGACGTGCTGGCGGCCAAGGCTGCCGGGGTCAAATGCGTTGGCCTGACCTATGGCTACAACCATGGCCGGCCGATCAGCGAAGAGGCGCCGTGCCTGGTCATCGACGACCTGCGCGCGCTGTTGCCTGGTTGCTTAGATCCGGCCACTGGGATAACGTTGGCGGACGTTCAATCCCCCTCAGATCGAGATTCCATCGTGGCGGTTATCGGCAAACTCTGGATGAAAGTCATCAAGGCCCTGGCCCGCTGGCGTTGGCGCGCCTGA
- a CDS encoding ABC transporter permease: protein MAIAVPLNEGAGSNLKQRLKRAERVNRWKAQALIAPLALFLLLVFLVPIAALLYKSVGNPEVVGGLPLTVTAVAEWDGKGLPGEAVYKALSEDLAQARKNQTLGDTSKRLNMELAGYRSLLAKTARALPFKTEPASYKEALQELDERWGDPAYWQAIRRNTSSVTPFYLLAALDHRIDDLGELAKATPDQAIYLDIFTRTLWMGFVITAICLVLAYPLAYLLANLPTRQSNLLMILVLLPFWTSILVRVAAWIVLLQSGGLINSALMAMGIIDKPLELVFNRTGVYISMVHILLPFMILPIYSVMKGISPTYMRAAISLGCHPFASFWRVYFPQTYAGVGAGCLLVFILAIGYYITPALLGSPNDQMVSYFVAFYTNTSINWGMATALGGLLLLATVLLYLIYSWLVGASRLRLS, encoded by the coding sequence ATGGCCATCGCAGTGCCCCTGAATGAAGGCGCCGGTTCCAACCTCAAGCAGCGTCTCAAGCGTGCCGAGCGGGTCAACCGCTGGAAGGCGCAAGCGCTGATCGCACCGCTGGCGCTGTTTCTGCTGCTGGTGTTCCTCGTGCCGATTGCCGCGCTGTTGTACAAGAGCGTGGGCAACCCGGAAGTGGTCGGCGGCTTGCCGCTGACTGTGACGGCTGTGGCCGAGTGGGACGGCAAGGGCCTGCCAGGGGAGGCGGTATATAAGGCGCTAAGCGAAGACCTCGCGCAAGCACGCAAGAACCAGACCCTGGGCGATACCTCCAAGCGTCTGAACATGGAGCTGGCCGGCTATCGCAGCCTGCTGGCCAAGACCGCGCGGGCGTTGCCGTTCAAGACCGAGCCGGCTTCCTATAAAGAAGCCCTGCAGGAACTGGACGAGCGCTGGGGCGATCCGGCCTACTGGCAGGCGATCCGCCGTAACACCAGTAGCGTCACCCCGTTCTACCTGCTGGCGGCCCTGGACCATCGTATCGATGACCTCGGCGAGCTGGCCAAGGCCACCCCGGACCAGGCCATTTACCTGGACATCTTCACCCGTACCCTGTGGATGGGCTTCGTCATCACCGCCATCTGCCTTGTGCTGGCCTATCCGCTGGCCTACCTGCTGGCCAACCTGCCGACCCGGCAGAGCAACCTGCTGATGATTCTGGTGCTGCTGCCGTTCTGGACCTCGATCCTGGTGCGGGTTGCGGCCTGGATCGTGCTGCTGCAATCGGGCGGGCTGATCAACAGCGCGCTGATGGCCATGGGCATCATCGACAAACCGCTGGAACTGGTGTTCAACCGCACCGGGGTGTACATCTCCATGGTGCACATCCTGCTGCCGTTCATGATCCTGCCGATCTACAGCGTGATGAAGGGCATTTCGCCGACCTACATGCGTGCGGCGATATCCCTGGGCTGTCATCCGTTTGCCAGCTTCTGGCGGGTGTACTTCCCGCAAACCTACGCCGGCGTAGGCGCGGGCTGCCTGTTGGTATTCATCCTCGCCATCGGCTACTACATCACCCCGGCGCTGCTCGGCAGCCCCAACGACCAGATGGTCAGCTACTTCGTGGCCTTCTACACCAACACCAGCATCAACTGGGGCATGGCGACCGCGCTGGGCGGCCTGCTGTTGCTGGCCACCGTGCTGCTTTACCTGATCTATAGCTGGCTGGTCGGCGCCAGCCGCCTGCGCCTTAGCTGA
- a CDS encoding ABC transporter substrate-binding protein, with product MLKHLKLTALTLGLFAASQAMAADLTVISFGGANKAAQVKAFYEPWEKAGKGKIVAGEYNGEMAKVKAMVDTKSVSWNLVEVESPELARGCDEGMFEELDPALFGNESDYVKGAIQPCGVGFFVWSTVMAYNADKLKTAPTSWADFWDTKQFPGKRGLRKGAKYTLEFALMADGVAPKDVYKVLGTKEGQDRAFKKLDELKPSIQWWEAGAQPPQYLASGDVVMSSAYNGRIAAVQKESNLKVVWNGGIYDFDAWAIPKGAKDVEEAKKFIAYSVQPEQQKTYSENIAYGPANSKAVALLSDEIKKDMPTTPENIANQVQIDVAFWADNSEQLEQRFNAWAAK from the coding sequence ATGCTCAAGCACTTGAAGTTGACCGCCCTGACCCTGGGCCTGTTTGCGGCAAGCCAGGCCATGGCGGCCGACCTGACCGTGATTTCCTTCGGCGGCGCCAACAAGGCGGCCCAGGTCAAGGCGTTCTACGAGCCATGGGAGAAGGCGGGCAAGGGCAAGATCGTCGCTGGCGAGTACAACGGTGAAATGGCCAAGGTCAAAGCCATGGTCGACACCAAGAGCGTGTCGTGGAACCTGGTGGAAGTCGAGTCGCCGGAGCTGGCCCGTGGGTGTGATGAAGGCATGTTCGAAGAGCTCGATCCTGCACTGTTCGGCAACGAAAGCGACTATGTGAAGGGCGCTATCCAGCCGTGCGGTGTCGGCTTCTTCGTCTGGTCCACAGTCATGGCCTACAACGCCGACAAACTGAAGACCGCGCCGACCAGCTGGGCCGACTTCTGGGACACCAAGCAGTTCCCGGGCAAGCGCGGCCTGCGCAAAGGCGCCAAGTACACCCTGGAGTTTGCCCTGATGGCCGACGGCGTTGCGCCCAAGGACGTCTACAAGGTGCTTGGCACCAAAGAAGGCCAGGACCGCGCCTTCAAGAAACTCGACGAGCTCAAGCCGAGCATCCAGTGGTGGGAAGCCGGTGCCCAGCCGCCGCAGTACCTGGCCTCGGGTGACGTGGTCATGAGCTCGGCCTACAACGGCCGGATTGCCGCGGTGCAAAAAGAGAGCAACCTGAAAGTCGTATGGAACGGCGGTATCTACGACTTCGACGCCTGGGCCATCCCCAAAGGCGCCAAGGATGTTGAAGAGGCAAAGAAATTCATCGCCTATTCGGTCCAGCCTGAACAGCAGAAGACCTACTCCGAGAACATCGCCTACGGCCCGGCCAACTCCAAGGCCGTCGCGCTGCTGTCCGACGAGATCAAGAAAGACATGCCGACCACCCCGGAAAACATCGCCAACCAGGTGCAGATCGACGTGGCGTTCTGGGCCGACAACAGCGAGCAGCTGGAGCAACGCTTCAACGCCTGGGCTGCCAAGTAA
- the estP gene encoding esterase EstP, with protein MLNARSLLPCAFSLLALACSSVHAAPSPYSTLIVFGDSLADAGQFPDSNGPAGSTQRFTNRVGPTYANGEAFGAVSPMLLGAQLGVAAADLGASTSPVNAALGRPDGNNWAVGGYRTDQILDSITGTSDVIIPPGNPGAGTVLRERPGYLAGGLRADPNALYYLTGGGNDFLQGQITSPATAAAAANRLAASAQALQQGGAQYIMVWLLPDLGLTPALNGTPMQGPASQLSSIFNQQLVGQLSQIDAQVIPLNVPLLLQEALAAPTQFGLASGQNLVGTCFSGNGCVQNPTYGINGATPDPSKLLFNDSVHPTSAGQELIADYAFSILSAPWELTLLPEMAHASLRAHQDELRNQWQGKWQPVGQWQAIVAAGGQNLDIDSQRSSASADGHGYNLTLGGSYRLDEAWRIGVATGVYQQKLEAGEQDSDYKLDSYLATAFVQFQQNQWWADAALTGGHLDYSDLKRTFALGVNDRSEKGDTDGELWAFAARLGYDLAAPGSRWSLSPFVSADYARVKVDGYSEKGSRATALSFDDQDRESRRLGLGLQGKYQAGPSTLLFAEVAHEHEFEDDQQDLTLHLNSLPGNDFTLTGYTPQSNLNRATLGLSQSLAPGLALRGSYNWRKSDELTQQGVSLALSLEF; from the coding sequence ATGTTGAACGCGCGCTCCCTGTTGCCTTGTGCATTCTCGCTGCTGGCCCTGGCCTGCTCCAGCGTCCATGCCGCCCCCTCCCCTTACTCAACTCTGATCGTCTTCGGCGACAGCCTTGCCGATGCCGGGCAGTTCCCCGACAGCAATGGCCCGGCGGGTTCCACCCAGCGCTTTACCAACCGGGTCGGGCCAACATACGCCAACGGCGAAGCCTTCGGCGCGGTTTCGCCCATGCTGCTCGGTGCCCAGCTGGGTGTTGCTGCGGCCGACCTGGGCGCTTCGACCTCGCCAGTCAATGCCGCGCTGGGTCGCCCGGACGGCAACAACTGGGCAGTGGGTGGTTACCGTACCGACCAGATTCTCGACTCGATCACCGGTACTTCCGACGTGATCATTCCACCGGGCAACCCCGGCGCCGGCACCGTGCTGCGCGAACGCCCGGGCTATCTGGCCGGTGGTCTGCGCGCCGACCCCAACGCGCTTTACTACCTGACCGGTGGCGGCAACGACTTCCTCCAGGGCCAGATCACCAGCCCGGCAACCGCCGCAGCTGCCGCCAATCGCCTGGCCGCCAGCGCCCAGGCCCTGCAACAGGGTGGCGCGCAGTACATCATGGTCTGGCTGCTGCCCGACCTGGGCCTGACTCCGGCCCTCAACGGCACGCCGATGCAGGGCCCGGCTTCGCAGTTGAGCAGTATCTTCAACCAGCAACTGGTCGGCCAGCTGAGCCAGATTGATGCACAAGTTATTCCGCTCAATGTGCCGTTGCTGCTCCAGGAAGCCCTGGCTGCTCCGACGCAGTTCGGCCTGGCCAGCGGGCAGAATCTTGTTGGCACCTGTTTCAGCGGCAATGGCTGTGTGCAGAACCCGACCTACGGCATCAACGGTGCCACGCCCGACCCGAGCAAGCTGCTGTTCAACGATTCGGTCCACCCCACCAGTGCCGGGCAGGAGCTGATCGCCGACTACGCGTTTTCGATTCTTTCCGCCCCTTGGGAGCTGACGCTGTTACCAGAAATGGCCCACGCCAGCCTGCGCGCGCACCAGGATGAACTGCGCAACCAGTGGCAAGGCAAATGGCAGCCGGTTGGCCAATGGCAGGCCATCGTAGCCGCCGGGGGGCAGAACCTGGATATCGACAGCCAGCGCAGCTCGGCCAGCGCCGACGGCCATGGCTATAACCTGACCCTGGGCGGCAGCTATCGTCTGGACGAGGCCTGGCGTATTGGCGTGGCCACAGGCGTTTACCAGCAAAAGCTCGAAGCCGGCGAGCAAGACTCCGACTACAAGCTCGACAGCTACCTGGCAACCGCTTTCGTGCAGTTCCAGCAGAACCAGTGGTGGGCCGATGCCGCGCTGACCGGCGGGCACCTAGACTACAGCGACTTGAAGCGCACCTTCGCCCTGGGGGTAAATGATCGCAGCGAGAAAGGTGATACCGATGGCGAACTGTGGGCCTTCGCCGCACGCCTGGGTTACGACCTGGCAGCGCCCGGCAGCCGGTGGAGCCTGTCGCCGTTTGTCAGCGCCGATTATGCGCGGGTGAAGGTCGATGGCTATTCGGAGAAAGGCAGCCGCGCCACTGCCCTGAGCTTTGACGATCAGGACCGCGAATCGCGGCGCCTGGGCCTGGGCTTGCAGGGCAAGTACCAGGCCGGGCCCAGCACCTTGCTGTTCGCCGAAGTCGCTCACGAGCACGAGTTCGAAGACGACCAGCAGGACCTGACCCTCCACCTCAACAGCCTGCCGGGCAACGACTTCACCCTGACCGGCTACACCCCGCAGAGCAATCTGAACCGGGCAACCCTGGGTCTGAGCCAGAGCTTGGCACCGGGCCTGGCCCTGCGCGGCAGCTACAACTGGCGCAAGAGCGACGAGCTGACCCAACAGGGGGTCAGCCTGGCATTAAGCCTGGAGTTCTAG
- the trpD gene encoding anthranilate phosphoribosyltransferase encodes MDIKSALSRIVGHLDLSTEEMRDVMREIMTGQCTEAQIGAFMMGMRMKSESIDEIVGAVSVMRELADKVELNTLDQVVDVVGTGGDGANIFNVSTASAFVVAAAGCTVAKHGNRAVSGKSGSADLLEAAGIYLNLTPVQVARCIDSVGIGFMFAQTHHKAMKYAAGPRRDLGLRTLFNMLGPLTNPAGVKHQVVGVFTQALCRPLAEVLQRLGSKHVLVVHSKDGLDEFSLAAPTFVAELKNDQISEYWVEPEDLGMKSQSLHGLAVESPAKSLELIRDALGRRKTENGQKAAEMIVLNAGAALYAADHAMSLKQGVELAHDALHTGLAREKLEELGAFTAVFKQENEG; translated from the coding sequence ATGGATATCAAGAGCGCGCTGAGCCGCATCGTCGGCCACCTGGACCTGAGCACCGAAGAAATGCGCGATGTCATGCGCGAAATCATGACCGGCCAATGCACCGAGGCGCAGATCGGCGCCTTCATGATGGGCATGCGCATGAAGAGCGAGAGCATCGATGAAATTGTCGGTGCCGTGTCGGTGATGCGCGAGCTGGCCGACAAAGTCGAGCTCAACACCCTCGACCAGGTGGTCGACGTGGTCGGCACTGGCGGTGATGGCGCCAACATCTTCAACGTATCCACCGCTTCGGCCTTCGTCGTCGCCGCCGCCGGTTGCACCGTGGCCAAGCACGGTAACCGTGCGGTCTCGGGCAAGAGTGGCAGCGCCGACCTGCTGGAAGCCGCTGGCATCTACCTGAACCTGACGCCGGTGCAGGTCGCACGCTGCATCGACAGCGTCGGCATTGGCTTCATGTTTGCCCAGACCCACCACAAGGCGATGAAATACGCCGCCGGCCCGCGTCGTGACCTGGGCTTGCGTACCCTGTTCAACATGCTCGGCCCGCTTACGAATCCGGCCGGGGTCAAGCACCAGGTCGTCGGCGTGTTCACCCAGGCACTGTGCCGCCCACTGGCTGAAGTGCTACAACGCCTGGGCAGCAAGCATGTGCTGGTGGTGCATTCGAAAGATGGCCTGGACGAATTCAGCCTGGCGGCGCCAACCTTCGTTGCTGAACTCAAGAACGACCAGATCAGCGAGTACTGGGTCGAGCCCGAAGACCTCGGCATGAAAAGCCAGAGCCTGCATGGCCTGGCCGTGGAGAGCCCGGCCAAGTCGCTGGAGCTGATCCGCGATGCCCTGGGCCGGCGCAAGACCGAGAACGGCCAGAAGGCTGCGGAAATGATTGTGCTCAACGCCGGCGCCGCACTGTACGCCGCCGACCATGCCATGAGCCTCAAACAGGGCGTGGAGCTGGCTCACGACGCATTGCACACTGGCCTTGCCCGGGAAAAACTCGAAGAGCTCGGTGCCTTTACCGCGGTATTCAAGCAGGAGAATGAAGGATGA
- the rpe gene encoding ribulose-phosphate 3-epimerase — protein MQPYAIAPSILSADFARLGEEVDNVLAAGADIVHFDVMDNHYVPNLTIGPMVCTALRKYGITAPIDVHLMVSPVDRIIGDFIEAGASYITFHPEATLHIDRSLQLIRDGGCKAGLVFNPATPLDTLKYVMDKVDMILLMSVNPGFGGQKFIPGTLDKLREARALIDASGRDIRLEIDGGVNVGNIREIAAAGADTFVAGSAIFNTPDYREVIAKMHAELALARP, from the coding sequence ATGCAGCCCTACGCTATTGCCCCCTCGATTCTTTCTGCCGACTTCGCCCGCCTCGGCGAGGAAGTCGACAACGTCCTGGCCGCGGGTGCCGACATCGTTCACTTCGATGTAATGGACAACCATTACGTGCCCAACCTGACCATCGGCCCGATGGTCTGCACCGCCCTGCGCAAGTACGGCATCACTGCACCGATCGACGTGCATTTGATGGTCAGCCCGGTCGACCGCATTATCGGTGACTTCATCGAAGCCGGCGCCAGCTACATTACCTTCCATCCGGAAGCCACCCTGCACATCGATCGTTCGCTACAGTTGATTCGCGACGGCGGTTGCAAGGCCGGCCTGGTATTCAACCCGGCGACTCCGCTCGACACCCTCAAGTACGTGATGGACAAGGTCGACATGATCCTGTTGATGAGCGTCAACCCAGGCTTTGGTGGCCAGAAATTCATCCCCGGCACCCTCGACAAGCTGCGCGAAGCCCGCGCGCTGATCGACGCCAGCGGCCGTGATATCCGCCTGGAAATCGACGGTGGCGTCAACGTCGGCAACATCCGTGAAATCGCTGCTGCTGGCGCCGACACCTTCGTCGCCGGTTCGGCGATCTTCAACACCCCGGACTACCGTGAGGTGATTGCCAAGATGCACGCCGAACTGGCCCTGGCCCGCCCATGA
- the trpE gene encoding anthranilate synthase component I, translated as MTREEFLRLAAAGYNRIPLACETLADFDTPLSIYLKLADHANSYLLESVQGGEKWGRYSIIGLPCRTVLRVHDHQVRITHDGELIEQHEVEDPLAFVEAFKERYQVPTIAGLPRFNGGLVGYFGYDCVRYVERRLGKCPNPDPLGVPDILLMVSDAVVVFDNLAGKMHAIVLADPAEQDAYENGLARLEGLLEQLRQPIAPRRGLDLGGPLPAEPEFRSSFTQSDYERAVDTIKEYILAGDCMQVVPSQRMSIDFKAAPIDLYRALRCFNPTPYMYFFNFGDFHVVGSSPEVLVRVEDNLVTVRPIAGTRPRGATEEADRALEEDLLSDDKEIAEHLMLIDLGRNDAGRVSETGSVKVTEKMVIERYSNVMHIVSNVTGELKQGLSAMDALRAILPAGTLSGAPKIRAMEIIDELEPVKRGVYGGAVGYFAWNGNMDTAIAIRTAVIKDGELHVQAGGGIVADSVPALEWEETINKRRAMFRAVALAEQTPRS; from the coding sequence ATGACCCGCGAAGAATTCCTGCGCCTGGCCGCTGCCGGCTACAACCGCATTCCCCTGGCCTGCGAGACCCTGGCCGACTTCGACACGCCGCTGTCGATCTACCTGAAACTGGCTGACCACGCCAACTCCTACCTGCTCGAATCGGTGCAGGGCGGCGAGAAGTGGGGGCGTTACTCGATCATCGGCCTGCCGTGCCGCACCGTGTTGCGTGTGCACGATCATCAGGTGCGGATCACCCATGATGGTGAACTGATCGAGCAGCATGAAGTGGAAGATCCGCTGGCCTTCGTCGAAGCTTTCAAGGAGCGCTACCAGGTGCCGACCATCGCCGGCCTGCCGCGCTTTAACGGCGGCCTGGTCGGCTACTTCGGTTATGACTGCGTGCGTTATGTCGAGCGGCGCCTGGGCAAGTGCCCGAACCCTGATCCGCTGGGCGTGCCGGACATCTTGCTGATGGTCTCCGATGCCGTGGTGGTGTTCGACAACCTGGCCGGCAAGATGCACGCCATTGTCCTCGCCGATCCGGCTGAACAAGACGCTTACGAAAACGGCCTGGCCCGGCTCGAAGGCCTGCTTGAGCAACTGCGCCAGCCTATCGCCCCGCGTCGCGGCCTCGACCTGGGTGGGCCGCTGCCGGCAGAACCTGAGTTCCGCTCAAGCTTTACCCAGAGCGACTACGAACGTGCGGTCGATACCATCAAGGAATACATCCTCGCTGGCGACTGCATGCAGGTGGTGCCGTCGCAGCGTATGTCCATCGACTTCAAGGCCGCGCCGATCGACCTGTACCGGGCGCTGCGCTGCTTCAACCCGACGCCATACATGTACTTCTTCAACTTCGGCGACTTCCACGTAGTGGGCAGCTCTCCGGAAGTGCTGGTACGGGTCGAAGACAACCTGGTCACCGTGCGCCCGATCGCCGGTACCCGCCCACGCGGCGCCACCGAAGAGGCTGATCGCGCGCTGGAAGAAGACTTGCTGTCTGACGACAAGGAAATCGCCGAGCACCTGATGCTCATCGATCTGGGCCGCAACGACGCTGGCCGGGTGTCGGAAACCGGCTCGGTCAAAGTCACCGAGAAGATGGTGATCGAGCGTTATTCCAACGTCATGCACATTGTGTCCAACGTCACCGGCGAGCTGAAGCAGGGCTTGAGCGCCATGGATGCCCTGCGTGCCATCCTGCCGGCGGGCACCTTGTCCGGCGCGCCGAAAATCCGCGCCATGGAAATCATCGACGAGCTGGAGCCGGTCAAGCGTGGCGTCTACGGTGGTGCGGTGGGGTATTTTGCCTGGAACGGCAACATGGACACCGCAATTGCCATCCGTACCGCGGTGATCAAGGACGGCGAGCTGCACGTGCAGGCCGGTGGCGGCATTGTTGCCGATTCGGTGCCAGCGCTCGAGTGGGAAGAAACCATCAACAAGCGCCGGGCGATGTTCCGTGCGGTGGCGCTGGCCGAGCAGACGCCGCGTAGCTGA
- a CDS encoding ABC transporter ATP-binding protein, translating into MSEVNSSAATGEVLVSFRGVQKSYDGESLIVKDLNLDIRKGEFLTLLGPSGSGKTTSLMMLAGFETPTAGEIQLAGRSINNVPPHKRDIGMVFQNYALFPHMTVAENLAFPLSVRNLSKTDISERVKRVLNMVQLDAFAQRYPGQLSGGQQQRVALARALVFEPQLVLMDEPLGALDKQLREHMQMEIKHLHQRLGVTVVYVTHDQGEALTMSDRVAVFHQGEIQQIADPRTLYEEPKNTFVANFIGENNRINGRLLSHDGERCQVLLPRGEKVEALAVNVGQAGEPVTLSIRPERVRLNGHSESCVNRFSGRVAEFIYLGDHVRVRLEVCGKADFFVKQPIAELDPALAVGDVVPLGWQVEHARALDPLLEAN; encoded by the coding sequence ATGAGTGAGGTGAATTCGAGCGCTGCAACCGGCGAAGTGCTGGTCAGCTTCCGTGGTGTGCAGAAGAGCTACGACGGCGAATCGCTGATCGTCAAAGACCTCAACCTGGATATCCGCAAGGGTGAGTTTCTCACCTTGCTCGGCCCGTCCGGTTCCGGCAAAACCACCAGCCTGATGATGCTCGCCGGCTTCGAAACGCCGACTGCAGGCGAGATCCAGCTGGCTGGCCGTTCCATTAACAACGTGCCGCCGCACAAGCGCGACATCGGCATGGTGTTCCAGAACTACGCGCTGTTTCCGCACATGACCGTTGCCGAGAACCTGGCCTTCCCTTTGAGCGTGCGCAACCTGAGCAAGACCGACATCAGCGAACGGGTCAAGCGCGTGCTCAACATGGTCCAGCTCGACGCTTTCGCCCAGCGTTACCCCGGCCAGCTTTCCGGTGGCCAGCAGCAACGGGTGGCTTTGGCCCGGGCGCTGGTGTTCGAGCCGCAGCTGGTACTGATGGATGAACCGCTGGGCGCTCTGGACAAGCAACTGCGCGAACACATGCAGATGGAGATCAAGCACCTGCACCAGCGCCTGGGCGTCACTGTGGTCTACGTGACCCACGACCAGGGCGAAGCGCTGACCATGTCCGACCGCGTCGCGGTATTCCACCAGGGCGAGATCCAGCAGATCGCCGACCCGCGCACCCTGTATGAAGAGCCAAAGAACACCTTTGTCGCCAACTTCATCGGTGAAAACAACCGCATCAATGGCCGCCTGCTCAGCCACGACGGCGAACGTTGCCAGGTATTGCTGCCGCGCGGCGAGAAGGTCGAGGCGCTGGCGGTCAATGTCGGCCAGGCCGGCGAGCCGGTAACCCTGTCGATCCGCCCCGAGCGCGTGCGCCTCAACGGCCACAGCGAAAGCTGCGTCAACCGTTTCTCCGGGCGCGTGGCCGAATTCATCTACCTGGGCGACCACGTGCGGGTACGCCTGGAAGTCTGCGGCAAGGCCGATTTCTTCGTGAAGCAGCCGATTGCCGAACTCGACCCGGCCCTGGCCGTGGGCGATGTGGTACCGCTTGGCTGGCAGGTGGAGCACGCCCGCGCGCTCGATCCTCTGCTGGAAGCCAATTGA
- a CDS encoding aminodeoxychorismate/anthranilate synthase component II, producing MLLMIDNYDSFTYNVVQYLGELGAEVKVIRNDELTIAQIEALNPERIVVSPGPCTPTEAGVSLEAIKHFAGKLPILGVCLGHQSIGQAFGGEVVRARQVMHGKTSPVLHKDQGVFAGLNNPLTVTRYHSLVVKRETLPECLELTAWTALEDGSVDEIMGLRHKELNIEGVQFHPESILTEQGHELFANFLKQTGGRR from the coding sequence ATGTTACTGATGATCGACAACTACGACTCCTTTACCTACAACGTCGTGCAATACCTCGGCGAGCTGGGTGCAGAGGTCAAGGTCATTCGCAATGACGAACTGACCATCGCCCAGATCGAAGCCCTTAACCCCGAGCGCATTGTCGTTTCCCCTGGCCCCTGCACCCCGACCGAAGCCGGTGTGTCGCTGGAGGCCATCAAGCATTTTGCCGGCAAGCTGCCGATCCTCGGCGTATGCCTGGGCCACCAGTCCATCGGCCAGGCCTTCGGCGGTGAAGTCGTGCGCGCCCGCCAGGTGATGCATGGCAAGACCAGCCCGGTGCTGCACAAGGACCAGGGCGTGTTTGCCGGCCTCAACAACCCGCTGACCGTGACCCGCTACCACTCGCTGGTGGTCAAGCGCGAAACCCTGCCCGAGTGCCTGGAACTGACCGCCTGGACCGCCCTTGAAGACGGCTCGGTGGACGAGATCATGGGCCTGCGCCATAAAGAGCTGAACATCGAAGGGGTGCAGTTCCACCCCGAATCGATCCTCACCGAGCAGGGCCACGAGCTGTTCGCCAATTTCCTCAAGCAGACCGGCGGCCGCCGTTAA